A window of Fervidobacterium sp. genomic DNA:
CAGGTAAGAAATGCTATTTGATAGGAGTGAATATAGACAGTAGTAAGAGGAACATATCGGAATGGGAATATGAGGTGGTAGGATGAAAGAACTACCGATATGGATAAATGATTTTAGGAAGATAACAGAAACTGGTAGCAGTTTTATGAATTATTAATAAGTCTAGGCAAAAAACACTTTATAAAAGCTTTATCACGATTTATAAGTGCAAAAACATGTGTTACATAATAATAGTTGAGAGTGAGATATTGGAAGAGTTAAAAAGGAAGCTAATTAGTCTTTGCGATTGGCTGGAAAAGTAAAAAGTAAGAAGACAGATTAGCATTTTTATTAAGCCATAACCAATACATGAGATTATTATTCTAAACGTACACATCAGACTGGGAGTATGAAAGTTGCGGTTGAGAGTGACTGTAAGATAGGGTTATCAAGGGTACTAAGTAAGGTAGATGAGTTATGGAAGGCACAATATCAACAGCAAGTTGGAAGATAGAATGGGTTAAAAAGAAGATGACTTAATACATTTTGTGAGACTTATCAATAGTTGATTTTGAGTTTAGTGAAAATTGAAAAAGGTAGATGTATAGGATAAGCAGTTGCAATAAGATACGTGCGTTCGTTAGATATAATGAGATTATGTGATGGAATTGAAAGCAAACAATCAAAAGACGTACTTGGGCAGAAATGTGATAAAAGAGATATTGAATTCAACAGGGTAAACATATCCAATAAGACAAGAAGGATAGAGAATTTGAAATATGAAAAAATTTTGAACTGCAAAAACTTAACGGAGAGTGAGGCTTGACGAGTTATGTTTACAAAAGTTTGTACACTTTTTATTTTATCAATTCAAGTTTTATTATTAGCCTGGTCTGGACATAGTGTTTATACATACCTTGTTCTAAAAAGTTCTGGGATGGATTTTGATTTTCTTGTTGAGATTTTTCCAAGAGATTTTCAGGAGGGCAGACTGTATAACAGTTCTGGAGATTTGATAAGATATTTAAATGAGGATATAGCAGGCAATAAGAATTTAAATCTTATTGAAAAAAACCTGCTGAGAGAGTATGAGTTTATTAACTCTCTTCCTATAAACAATAAACTTCCAGCTTGGCAAATTGTGTCCCTGTACAGCGCTTTTCCAGATATAGGCATAGATTATTTGAGAAATGTGTCGTGGATTCAAGATGTTTTTGTTGGCGATAGTCAAGGATTAAGGCATGGGAAAGTCAAAATAGGACCTGTTGAAATTTTTGAAGCTGATGTTTCGTTTTTATATTTCATCAAAAAATCGAGAGAATTACTAAAATTGGGAAACTTGTACTGGGGTCTGAGATTTTTTGGTTATGCACTTCACTATTTACAAGATTTAATGCAGCCTTATCATGTTAGACCAGGAACTGTTTTCGAACTTTTTGTTTATCCTTTTGACGAAGGAATGAGAAAAAAGCTAAGAAATCTCCACACTGCTTATGACAGAATAATGATATATCTCATACTATACGATTACGAAAAACTTCTTAAGACCATAAACCAAGCAAAACCATTACATTTTAGATCTGACGAAGAGTTAATAACCGAGGCTTTTATGTATTCTTATAGCAAATTTTTTAAGATTCATGAATTGCAGAAAATTATTTTCTCAAATTTCATAGAGAAAAGAGCACCATCCTTAGAAGATTTTGCAGAAAAAAGTAAAACTAAAGAATTTGAAGAGCTTAAAGAGGAGACGTATGAGATTATTTCAACCATGAGTGGTATAATCAAGGGGCTGTTGCTATCTCTCCAGCTATCGTATCATTAGAAATAAACTTTTGTTTCTATGCAAATTTCTCTACTTCGTATTATATTTTCATACTTATGAAAGATGTTCTTATTAAACTTTAGGAAAGCTTAGCTTTTAAAAAGTGGGGATTTGTCATATTTATGACAACCAATATTCCGCGCGGTATGACAGAAAAATAGCCACGTAAATTTTTCTTTTTCAGGATAATGGAAAAGGGAGTTGAGAGAAAATATCAGAAAGAAACGATCAAAGGTACATCGAAAAATGTCGAGATATACGATCAGAACTTATAAAGTACTTATTCGAATGTAACTATACCTATATGTTTTGAACTGAACAGACTTGCTACCAAAATTTGCAACAAAACAATGTCACTGGTTAAAAGGATAAAACACAAAAAAGGCTTCTGGATATTTTCTAGAGCAGCGCAGAAATACACGTTTTTCTGGAACAGTACCATCAATATCCGTACCCACTTCAAACAAGCTATTATTCGGCTGTAATTTCAGGTACTCGATAGTTATAGTGCTGTGAAAAACAAACCCGCAGTTGAAGCCAGCGCGCAAGAAGAAAAAATTTATGCCATTTATCTGGAAGAATGCTGCTATAGAACTTTCACCAAATGATGTTCAGAGCTTCTTTAATGGATAGTATTAGAGAGGCAATTGTAATACAAACGAGTTTACCAGCTGATACAGAAATTAGGCAAGCAGGGCTTGTTTATGAAAGCAAGAAATAATATCTTCGCCTTGCGATAAAGGTAAAGAATAAATGTAAGCAAGAACGATTTTCTATTGGAACTATTTTCATACAAACATACGGGAACGAGTGTAAGAAAACGATAACTTCAATCAAAAAAATTACCAGTGGTGTTTCAGGAAAGTAATAGAAATGATAACTTACAAAGCCAATATATTAGGGCTCAAAGTGGAATTTGTTTTGGGAGAATGTACAAGCCAGACTTGTCCTGTGTGTGGTAGCAGAAATCATCCAATTGGTTGCAATTATGAGTGGAAAAATTGTGAATTTAGATATTACAGAAACGGAGTAGAACCAATAAACGTTTGAAAAAGGGGTGCCTTGGAAATAAATCCAAGTAATAATGAAGTTGGCAACCGTCAGATGTGTAAGATTCGCCTCACACTTTTATGGAGTATCAAATGCTTCGTGGTAGGCAGCTTAAAAGAGTTGCCAACAGTCCCATCCCCTTTAGGTGATTAGGAGTGTTGATTAAAGCTGAAAAGTATCAGTTTAGATGTTCAAAATCTGAATGAGCTCAATACCAAACAAATGATTCAACTAATCTTTGATATAAGCCTGGAAAAGGCTGTTGAACTCAATGGTTTGCTGGATTTTACCGAAAGTTATTCCCTGTTTGTTTTTTGAACCTTTTTAATACAGCACGGAATAGCTGGAATGAATGTTTTACTGCTTTGTGGATTTTCACCATTCGAAGGATTATAACGTTAACTGTTATATTTAAAACATTTTTCAAATTTTTCTTCTGAAGTAATTGCAATAGCTAATAAGACACAATTTGTTGTTGGTTTATGAGTCTGACTCTTAGGTTGTTGATTTCTTCTATTGGCTTTGAATTTTTATTCAACTAAAATATTGTAAAAAGTTACCTTTCAGTGCATGTATGACAGAAACATTAGGCAATGAGTTTAGTATTCGTAGTTAGCGATAAGAGTTTAAAAATGTCCATTAAAAAAGTGCCCATCAAGGGCACTCTTATTTTTTGTAGTATTTAACAAGATTCAGGAAATATTCATGTACTCTCGT
This region includes:
- a CDS encoding transposase, whose translation is MITYKANILGLKVEFVLGECTSQTCPVCGSRNHPIGCNYEWKNCEFRYYRNGVEPINV